The following are encoded together in the Nocardioides thalensis genome:
- a CDS encoding SigE family RNA polymerase sigma factor, whose product MLGSNDTEFDEFAVVAWPRLRRIGYLLTGDHHLAEDLAQTALVRTYASWRRVRRNDASAYSRRVLINLNIDRIRRKRITEVGDGALAAIPSSDDGGRAEDRDQIVRLLDGLTEKERRVVVLRHYCDLSEADVAQELRIAPGTVKSTLARALQKLRVSVQSENEAVGGTR is encoded by the coding sequence ATGCTCGGATCGAATGACACCGAGTTCGACGAGTTCGCCGTCGTGGCCTGGCCACGGTTGCGACGGATCGGCTACCTGCTGACCGGCGACCACCACCTTGCGGAGGACCTCGCGCAGACCGCGCTGGTCCGCACCTACGCCTCGTGGCGGCGGGTACGTCGCAACGACGCCTCGGCGTACTCGCGCCGGGTGCTGATCAACCTCAACATCGACCGGATTCGTCGGAAGCGCATCACCGAGGTCGGCGACGGCGCGCTGGCGGCCATACCGTCGAGCGACGACGGCGGCCGTGCGGAGGACCGTGACCAGATCGTGCGGCTCCTCGACGGACTGACGGAGAAGGAGCGAAGGGTCGTGGTGCTGCGGCACTACTGCGACCTCAGCGAGGCCGACGTCGCGCAGGAGCTCCGCATCGCGCCGGGCACGGTCAAGAGCACGCTCGCTCGCGCCCTCCAGAAGCTTCGGGTGTCGGTCCAGTCCGAGAACGAGGCCGTAGGAGGCACCCGATGA
- a CDS encoding DMT family transporter produces MAWLVLVVSGVLEAVWAVALGRTEGFTRLTPSIVFVVAITASMGGLAFAMRTLPIGTAYAVWVGIGAALTVAFGMVTGDEAVSVVKVLLLVGLVACVVGLKLTH; encoded by the coding sequence ATGGCTTGGCTCGTGCTCGTCGTCTCCGGGGTCCTGGAGGCCGTCTGGGCGGTCGCCCTCGGCAGGACCGAGGGCTTCACCCGGTTGACGCCGTCGATCGTGTTCGTCGTCGCGATCACCGCCAGCATGGGCGGTCTCGCCTTCGCGATGCGCACGCTGCCCATCGGCACGGCGTACGCCGTCTGGGTCGGCATCGGGGCGGCCCTGACCGTTGCGTTCGGCATGGTGACCGGCGACGAGGCGGTCAGTGTCGTCAAGGTGCTGCTGCTGGTCGGCTTGGTCGCCTGTGTGGTCGGCCTGAAGCTGACGCACTGA
- a CDS encoding GNAT family N-acetyltransferase codes for MDITRFGPDDAAALREWVALANAVAAVDAPWEHPWTVTTAEGRFRHGWDGEPATPYLARLDGTVVGIGSVSVTEYDNLHLAWFGVQVHPDHRRRGYGSQILAYLEQEAKEIGRTSGGIDGWDSEAAVGFAARHGYEKKHQAINRRQYLADIDRAELDRRYDAALPYAADYVLERWPVPTPDDQLDDLARMASAINDAPTDDLDIEDEVFTGDRMKAYEVATAGKGQRLYRVVARHVPTGELAGQTVVAVESERPQISHQHDTSVVRSHRGHRLGLLLKTDMLRWLAEAEPQVTEVDTWNAESNDQMIGVNEVLGYRVMGRELAFQKDL; via the coding sequence ATGGACATCACACGGTTCGGCCCCGACGACGCGGCCGCGCTCCGGGAGTGGGTCGCCCTGGCCAACGCGGTCGCCGCCGTCGACGCCCCGTGGGAGCACCCGTGGACCGTGACCACGGCCGAGGGACGGTTCCGCCACGGCTGGGACGGCGAGCCCGCGACGCCGTACCTCGCCCGGCTCGACGGCACCGTCGTCGGGATCGGCTCGGTCTCGGTGACCGAGTACGACAACCTCCACCTCGCCTGGTTCGGCGTGCAGGTGCACCCCGACCACCGTCGACGCGGCTACGGCAGCCAGATCCTGGCCTACCTCGAGCAGGAGGCGAAGGAGATCGGGCGCACCAGCGGCGGCATCGACGGCTGGGACTCCGAGGCGGCCGTCGGCTTCGCGGCCCGACACGGCTACGAGAAGAAGCACCAGGCCATCAACCGCCGCCAGTACCTCGCCGACATCGACCGCGCCGAGCTCGACAGGAGGTACGACGCCGCGCTTCCCTACGCAGCCGACTACGTGCTGGAGCGCTGGCCGGTGCCGACGCCTGACGATCAGCTCGACGACCTGGCGCGCATGGCATCGGCCATCAACGACGCGCCGACCGACGACCTCGACATCGAGGACGAGGTGTTCACCGGTGACCGCATGAAGGCCTACGAGGTGGCGACGGCCGGCAAGGGCCAGCGCCTCTACCGGGTCGTCGCCCGCCACGTGCCGACCGGCGAGCTCGCCGGGCAGACCGTCGTCGCGGTGGAGTCCGAGCGGCCGCAGATCAGCCACCAGCACGACACATCGGTCGTCCGCAGCCACCGCGGCCACCGGCTCGGCCTGCTGCTCAAGACCGACATGCTGCGCTGGCTGGCAGAGGCCGAGCCGCAGGTCACCGAGGTCGACACGTGGAACGCGGAGTCGAACGACCAGATGATCGGTGTCAACGAGGTCCTCGGCTACCGCGTCATGGGTCGCGAGCTCGCCTTCCAGAAGGACCTCTGA
- a CDS encoding alpha/beta fold hydrolase gives MATRHQAPPAQEVRFCRTDDGVRLAWARHGSGPPLLIVSCWLSHLQHDWQSPVWRHFLDDLGDIATVVRYDERGFGLSEWEVADFSLERRVADLETLVEATGLDRFAVLGMSGGAPVALAYAHAHPERVTRMVLYGGMAGGGLRQEDPVEEEAFLAMIRAGWARPDPLFRRVFTNAFIPDATEEQMVWMDELQRTSTNTENAVCSRIARHQVDVRGILPEIAAPTLVLHADGDRVAPDWGFELASAIPDARLVMLDSRNHVLLADEPAWRVFRQEVAGFLAADRSAPPTSNLSDREREILLLAADGLDNTEIADRLTLSVRTVERHFQNVYLKLGLSGRTARAAAVARVLA, from the coding sequence GTGGCGACCCGGCACCAGGCACCGCCTGCCCAGGAGGTGCGGTTCTGCCGCACCGACGACGGCGTGCGGCTCGCCTGGGCGCGCCACGGCTCCGGTCCGCCCCTGCTGATCGTCTCGTGCTGGCTCAGCCATCTGCAGCACGACTGGCAGAGCCCGGTGTGGCGACACTTCCTCGACGACCTCGGCGACATCGCGACCGTCGTCCGCTACGACGAGCGCGGCTTCGGGCTCTCGGAGTGGGAGGTGGCCGACTTCTCGCTCGAGCGCCGCGTCGCCGACCTCGAGACGCTCGTGGAGGCGACCGGGCTCGACCGGTTCGCCGTCCTCGGCATGTCCGGGGGCGCGCCGGTCGCGCTGGCCTACGCGCACGCCCACCCGGAGCGGGTCACCCGGATGGTGCTGTACGGCGGCATGGCCGGCGGTGGCCTGCGGCAGGAGGACCCGGTGGAGGAGGAGGCCTTCCTCGCAATGATCCGCGCGGGCTGGGCCCGGCCCGACCCGCTCTTCCGGCGGGTCTTCACGAACGCGTTCATCCCCGACGCCACCGAGGAGCAGATGGTGTGGATGGACGAGCTGCAGCGCACGTCGACCAACACCGAGAACGCCGTGTGCAGCCGCATCGCGCGGCACCAGGTCGACGTCCGCGGGATCCTGCCCGAGATCGCCGCGCCCACCCTGGTGTTGCACGCGGACGGTGACCGGGTGGCACCGGACTGGGGGTTCGAGCTCGCGTCGGCCATCCCGGACGCGCGGCTGGTCATGCTGGACTCGCGCAACCACGTCCTGCTCGCCGACGAGCCCGCCTGGCGGGTCTTCCGGCAGGAGGTCGCGGGCTTCCTGGCGGCCGACCGCTCCGCGCCGCCGACGTCGAACCTCTCGGACCGCGAGCGCGAGATCCTGCTGCTCGCTGCCGACGGGCTCGACAACACCGAGATCGCCGATCGGCTCACCCTCAGCGTGCGCACGGTGGAGCGGCACTTCCAGAACGTCTACCTCAAGCTGGGCCTGTCGGGGCGTACGGCGCGGGCTGCCGCCGTCGCGCGGGTCCTCGCGTAG
- a CDS encoding peroxiredoxin, which yields MSNKAVISLSTGLEDPERVTVAFLVAVGAAEQGRPTLMFLTKEAVRIAQPGVAVGTACDGCPPLPELLERYLAAGGTYLVCPLCFNAKALDPENLIKGAELGGTVPMWQWIGDEGATSFSY from the coding sequence ATGTCCAACAAGGCAGTGATCAGTCTTTCCACCGGCCTGGAGGACCCCGAGCGCGTGACGGTCGCGTTCCTCGTCGCGGTCGGTGCCGCCGAGCAGGGCCGACCCACGCTGATGTTCCTGACGAAGGAGGCCGTGCGGATCGCCCAGCCCGGCGTTGCCGTCGGCACCGCCTGCGACGGCTGCCCGCCGCTGCCGGAGCTGCTCGAGCGCTACCTCGCGGCCGGCGGCACCTACCTCGTGTGCCCGCTCTGCTTCAACGCCAAGGCACTCGACCCGGAGAACCTGATCAAGGGCGCCGAGCTCGGCGGCACCGTGCCGATGTGGCAGTGGATCGGGGACGAGGGCGCGACCAGCTTCAGCTACTGA
- a CDS encoding PilZ domain-containing protein yields the protein MRAPALLQHVTLVAGGDHEAQVLDIEADAIVTTLVLSRLPEHGDAEAQVDAAVAWTGDTGRFTCPVVVRRAQRDYGPVWLARVAGPAVRDQRRSHFRAPVHVPVVLTWDAEDADEVTERRLSAVAADLSEGGLLATVGGDAPPAGASVGVTIRLDDETLGLEARVVRRTTYDGGGHGVALEFTDPGRHADRLRRAAFDAERRSAAARR from the coding sequence ATGCGCGCCCCTGCCCTGCTCCAGCACGTGACCCTGGTCGCGGGCGGGGACCACGAGGCGCAGGTGCTCGACATCGAGGCGGACGCGATCGTCACGACGCTCGTCCTGTCGCGGCTCCCCGAGCACGGGGACGCAGAGGCTCAGGTCGACGCGGCGGTCGCCTGGACGGGAGACACCGGTCGCTTCACCTGCCCGGTCGTCGTCCGGCGCGCCCAGCGCGACTACGGCCCGGTCTGGCTCGCCCGGGTGGCAGGTCCGGCCGTGCGTGACCAGCGCCGGTCCCACTTCCGAGCGCCGGTGCACGTGCCCGTGGTGCTGACGTGGGACGCCGAGGACGCGGACGAGGTCACCGAGCGCCGTCTCTCGGCGGTCGCGGCCGACCTCAGCGAGGGCGGGCTGCTCGCAACGGTCGGCGGCGACGCACCTCCGGCCGGCGCCTCCGTGGGTGTGACGATCCGGCTCGACGACGAGACGCTCGGCCTCGAGGCGAGGGTCGTGCGACGGACGACGTATGACGGCGGCGGGCACGGCGTGGCGCTGGAGTTCACCGACCCGGGCCGCCACGCCGACCGGTTGCGTCGCGCGGCGTTCGACGCCGAGCGGCGGTCGGCGGCCGCTCGTCGCTGA